The bacterium genome segment TGCAAGCAATTCCCCCTTTATATACTTACAACCCCCTAACCCCCTTTATTAAGGGGGAATATCTGTCTTCTGTCCTCTACTTTATCACCCCTATCTTTCAATGTTTAGTATCTTCCTTAAGATTATTTTTTGAATATTCATACGCACCTATGTCAACCCTCTTATTGATTATCCTTTCCTTCCCATCTTTGTCTTTCCTGGGAAGTTTTGGGGCTTTGTTTGAACCTCTATCTATGCAAGGAGAGGATGGCTTTAGATGGAAATCGGTTTCACTTATAAACTTTGGGTCTTTTTGAATCTCATTTGCCCCTAAATGGGATTTGTAGATGTAGTGTTCTGGCTCGTCTGGAGGCTGTGGGGGTTTAGGAGGAGCCAAACAATAATTCTGTGTCCCTCTAATCCCTGGACCATTGTCAAAAAAACAATTAAAGTCTCCTTTAATATCTGAATTTCGGCAATCAATTCCACATCTTGTCTTTCTTTCCCCTTTTCCATTCTGTGCAATGTTCTTTCCATTCTTGGCAATGATGTTGTTCATAATGATTATCTGAGAATTTCCAACATTGATCCCTCCTCGTTTATTTCCTACAATTGTATTATTTGTGATGGTAAGATAGGATTTATTGCCTCCTATGCCATTCTTTCCTTCTGAGATGAGATTGTTGGTAATGGTTATATAAGAAGAGTCATCACCACCAATATTCAAACTATTTCTTGATATTGTATTATTAGTAATGGTTAAAGAAGATTCTGAGCAAGTAATTCCAAATTTGTTGTCCAGAAGCATATTATTTGAAATAATTGAATCAGAATCGGAAAACGCAACAGCACATCTATTCTTCGAAATGAT includes the following:
- a CDS encoding NosD domain-containing protein; its protein translation is MFKYLILSIFLGISIGAYAADLYVPSQYKTIQKAVNKAKTGDKIYVAPGIYKESITIKKGISLIGINPDKCIITSSHLKNGNTIIFKGKSANGTITGFTITGAKGFLDRGNGILCCDGASPVIMKNRIKGNEDSGIFSWHSSPNIIKNIISKNRCAVAFSDSDSIISNNMLLDNKFGITCSESSLTITNNTISRNSLNIGGDDSSYITITNNLISEGKNGIGGNKSYLTITNNTIVGNKRGGINVGNSQIIIMNNIIAKNGKNIAQNGKGERKTRCGIDCRNSDIKGDFNCFFDNGPGIRGTQNYCLAPPKPPQPPDEPEHYIYKSHLGANEIQKDPKFISETDFHLKPSSPCIDRGSNKAPKLPRKDKDGKERIINKRVDIGAYEYSKNNLKEDTKH